Proteins encoded within one genomic window of Pararhizobium capsulatum DSM 1112:
- the nuoK gene encoding NADH-quinone oxidoreductase subunit NuoK, whose translation MEIGISHYLTVSAILFTLGVFGIFLNRKNVIIILMSVELILLAVNINMVAFSSFLNDITGQVFALFILTVAAAEAAIGLAILVVFYRNRGSIAVEDVNMMKG comes from the coding sequence ATGGAAATCGGTATTTCCCACTATCTGACCGTCAGCGCCATTCTCTTCACGCTCGGCGTCTTCGGCATCTTCCTCAACCGGAAGAACGTCATCATCATCCTGATGTCGGTCGAACTCATCCTGCTTGCGGTCAACATCAACATGGTTGCCTTCTCGTCGTTCCTCAACGACATCACCGGCCAGGTGTTCGCCCTGTTCATTCTGACCGTCGCGGCCGCGGAAGCTGCGATCGGCCTTGCAATTCTCGTCGTCTTCTACCGTAACCGCGGCTCCATCGCGGTTGAAGACGTCAACATGATGAAGGGCTGA
- a CDS encoding NADH-quinone oxidoreductase subunit E yields the protein MSVRRLAEDSVQPQSFAFRGENVAWAQATIKKYPAGRQQSAVIPLLMRAQEQDGWVTKAAIESVADMLDMPYIRVLEVATFYTQFQLKPIGTRAHIQVCGTTPCMLRGSEELISLCKKRIHPQPLTPNESGTLSWEEVECQGACVNAPMVMIFKDSYEDLTVPQLEYIIDRFDAGKGKDVAPGPQIDRIYSAPVGGVTTLATQPAIQRNQVTEAAPAPVVADAAPVPPSNAGRAKTAADETNPTVKTPATAKAAAAANAKVEGENKDTGIVAEPPANKAGATAQPSLEDKNRPAGIERPAAVDDLKLVSGVGPKIEGILHELGIFTFAQVAGWKKAEREWVDGYLNFKGRIDRDDWVKQAKALAKGGEAEYIKVFGKKPR from the coding sequence ATGTCCGTTCGTCGACTAGCCGAGGATAGTGTCCAGCCACAAAGCTTTGCCTTCAGGGGCGAGAATGTGGCGTGGGCGCAGGCAACGATCAAGAAATATCCGGCAGGCCGTCAGCAGTCCGCCGTTATCCCGCTTCTGATGCGGGCGCAGGAACAGGACGGCTGGGTGACAAAGGCCGCGATCGAATCGGTCGCGGACATGCTCGACATGCCGTATATCCGCGTCCTCGAAGTCGCGACCTTCTACACGCAGTTCCAGCTGAAGCCGATCGGCACGCGCGCCCATATTCAGGTGTGCGGCACGACGCCATGCATGCTGCGTGGCTCGGAAGAGCTGATCAGCCTCTGCAAGAAGCGTATTCATCCGCAGCCGCTGACCCCGAACGAGAGCGGCACGCTTTCCTGGGAAGAAGTTGAATGTCAGGGCGCCTGCGTCAACGCGCCGATGGTGATGATTTTCAAGGACAGCTACGAAGACCTGACGGTTCCGCAGCTAGAATACATCATCGACCGTTTCGATGCAGGCAAGGGCAAGGACGTTGCTCCAGGTCCGCAGATCGACCGTATTTACTCCGCTCCGGTTGGCGGCGTGACGACCTTGGCGACGCAGCCGGCAATCCAGCGCAATCAGGTCACCGAGGCAGCTCCTGCTCCTGTGGTTGCCGATGCCGCACCGGTTCCTCCGTCAAACGCCGGACGTGCAAAGACTGCCGCCGATGAGACCAATCCTACAGTGAAGACGCCGGCGACCGCCAAGGCGGCGGCTGCTGCCAATGCCAAGGTTGAAGGCGAGAACAAGGATACAGGCATTGTTGCCGAACCGCCGGCCAATAAAGCTGGCGCGACAGCGCAGCCTTCCCTTGAAGACAAGAACCGTCCTGCCGGCATAGAGCGTCCTGCCGCCGTTGATGATCTGAAGCTGGTTTCGGGCGTCGGTCCGAAGATCGAAGGTATTCTGCACGAACTCGGCATCTTCACCTTCGCGCAGGTCGCGGGTTGGAAGAAGGCCGAACGCGAATGGGTCGATGGCTACCTGAATTTCAAGGGCCGCATCGACCGGGACGACTGGGTCAAGCAAGCCAAGGCGCTGGCCAAGGGCGGCGAAGCCGAATACATCAAAGTTTTCGGCAAGAAGCCGCGATAG
- a CDS encoding NADH-quinone oxidoreductase subunit C, protein MSEALDELSAYVREMRGALVTDAAVTFGELTLTTNAESVIELLTFLRDDARCGFVSFIDICGVDWPQRAERFDVVYHLLSPKQNLRIRIKLATGEDQPVPSACPVYPGADWFEREAYDMYGILFTGHPDLRRILTDYGFEGYPLRKDFPTTGFVEVRYDDEVKRVIYEPVELKQEFRNFDFMSPWEGTDYVLPGDEKAKQ, encoded by the coding sequence ATGAGTGAAGCCCTCGACGAGCTTTCCGCCTATGTCCGCGAAATGCGCGGCGCATTGGTGACTGACGCTGCCGTTACTTTCGGCGAATTGACGCTGACAACCAATGCTGAAAGCGTGATTGAACTCCTGACTTTCCTGCGGGATGATGCCCGCTGCGGTTTTGTCAGCTTCATCGATATCTGTGGCGTGGACTGGCCACAGCGCGCCGAGCGTTTCGATGTGGTCTATCACCTGCTGTCGCCGAAGCAGAACCTGCGCATCCGCATCAAGCTTGCGACGGGTGAAGATCAGCCGGTTCCGTCTGCCTGTCCGGTTTACCCGGGCGCTGACTGGTTCGAGCGCGAAGCCTACGACATGTACGGTATCCTGTTCACAGGCCATCCGGACCTGCGCCGTATCCTCACGGACTATGGTTTCGAAGGGTACCCACTGCGCAAGGACTTCCCGACGACCGGTTTCGTTGAGGTGCGGTATGACGATGAAGTCAAGCGCGTGATCTATGAGCCCGTCGAACTGAAGCAGGAATTCCGGAACTTCGACTTCATGTCGCCCTGGGAAGGAACGGATTACGTTCTACCGGGTGATGAAAAAGCGAAGCAGTAA
- the nuoH gene encoding NADH-quinone oxidoreductase subunit NuoH: MDAFISTYVWPAIIMVAQSLLLLVALLLFIAYILLADRKIWAAVQMRRGPNVVGPWGLFQSFADLLKFVFKEPVIPAGANKALFLLAPLVSVTLALAAWAVIPLNENWVMANINVGILYVLAISSLEVYGIIMGGWASNSKYPFLSALRSAAQMVSYEVSIGFVIVTVLLCVGSLNLTDIVNSQRDGLGTMMGLPGSFLDWYWLPLFPMFIIFFISALAETNRPPFDLVEAESELVAGFMVEYGSTPYMMFMLGEYAAIYLMCSLTTILFLGGWLPPVDVWFLNWVPGIIWFILKASMVFFMIAMVKAFVPRYRYDQLMRLGWKVFLPLSLAMVFIVAVTLKLVVWA; encoded by the coding sequence ATGGACGCTTTCATTTCGACCTATGTTTGGCCAGCCATCATCATGGTCGCCCAGTCGCTTCTGCTTCTGGTCGCGCTGTTGCTTTTCATCGCCTATATTCTGCTGGCCGACCGCAAGATCTGGGCTGCCGTGCAGATGCGCCGCGGACCTAACGTGGTGGGTCCGTGGGGACTTTTCCAGTCCTTCGCCGATCTTTTGAAGTTCGTCTTCAAGGAACCGGTTATCCCGGCCGGCGCCAACAAGGCGCTTTTCCTTCTCGCTCCGCTCGTTTCCGTGACGCTGGCTCTTGCCGCCTGGGCGGTCATTCCGCTCAACGAAAACTGGGTGATGGCGAATATCAACGTCGGCATCCTCTATGTGCTCGCCATATCTTCTCTCGAAGTTTATGGCATCATCATGGGCGGCTGGGCGTCGAACTCGAAGTATCCGTTCCTCTCGGCGCTACGCTCGGCGGCACAGATGGTGTCCTACGAAGTCTCGATCGGCTTCGTTATCGTCACCGTTCTGCTTTGCGTCGGTTCGCTGAACCTGACGGACATCGTCAATTCGCAGCGTGACGGCCTCGGCACGATGATGGGCCTTCCGGGTTCGTTCCTCGACTGGTACTGGCTGCCGCTCTTCCCGATGTTCATCATCTTCTTTATTTCGGCGCTGGCTGAAACCAACCGTCCGCCCTTCGACCTCGTCGAAGCGGAATCCGAACTGGTCGCGGGCTTCATGGTCGAGTATGGCTCGACCCCGTACATGATGTTCATGCTCGGCGAATATGCCGCCATCTACCTGATGTGCTCGCTGACGACGATCCTGTTCCTCGGCGGCTGGCTGCCTCCGGTTGATGTCTGGTTCCTCAATTGGGTTCCGGGTATCATATGGTTCATCCTCAAGGCATCGATGGTGTTCTTCATGATAGCCATGGTGAAGGCCTTCGTACCGCGCTACCGCTACGACCAGTTGATGCGCCTGGGCTGGAAGGTGTTCCTGCCGCTCTCGCTCGCCATGGTCTTTATCGTTGCAGTCACGTTGAAGCTTGTGGTGTGGGCCTGA
- the nuoF gene encoding NADH-quinone oxidoreductase subunit NuoF — protein sequence MLDDKDRIFTNIYGIFDKSLKGAMSRGHWDGTKQILEKGRDWIINEMKASGLRGRGGAGFPTGLKWSFMPKESDGRPHYLVVNADESEPGTCKDRDIMRHDPHTLIEGCVIASFAMGAHTAYIYVRGEYMREREALQAAIDECYDAGLLGINNKLGWDMDIYVHHGAGAYICGEETALLESLEGKKGQPRLKPPFPANMGLYGCPTTVNNVESIAVAPTILRRGAGWFSGIGRPNNVGTKLFMVSGHVNRPCTVEDAMGIPFRELIERHCGGIRGGWDNLLAVIPGGSSCPVVRAEDIVDAPMDFDGMRDVKSSLGTAAVIVMDKSTDIIKAIWRLAAFYKHESCGQCTPCREGTGWMMRVMERMVQGRAQKREIDMLFDVTKQVEGHTICALGDAAAWPIQGLIRNFRPEMEKRIDEYTRNSSSHGAGLEAAE from the coding sequence ATGCTCGACGATAAAGATCGCATTTTTACCAATATCTATGGCATCTTCGACAAGTCCCTGAAGGGCGCGATGAGCCGTGGTCATTGGGATGGTACCAAGCAGATCCTCGAAAAGGGTCGTGACTGGATCATCAACGAGATGAAAGCCTCCGGTCTGCGCGGCCGTGGCGGTGCAGGCTTCCCGACGGGTCTCAAGTGGTCCTTCATGCCGAAGGAAAGCGACGGCCGTCCGCATTACCTCGTCGTCAACGCCGACGAATCCGAGCCCGGCACCTGCAAGGACCGCGATATCATGCGCCACGATCCGCATACGCTGATCGAAGGCTGCGTGATCGCGAGCTTCGCCATGGGCGCGCATACCGCCTACATCTATGTTCGCGGTGAATATATGCGCGAACGCGAAGCGCTGCAGGCTGCGATCGACGAGTGCTATGACGCGGGCCTTCTCGGCATCAACAACAAGCTCGGCTGGGATATGGACATCTATGTCCACCACGGCGCCGGTGCGTACATCTGTGGCGAAGAAACCGCGCTGCTCGAAAGCCTGGAAGGCAAGAAGGGCCAGCCGCGCCTGAAGCCGCCGTTCCCGGCTAACATGGGCCTCTATGGCTGCCCGACAACCGTCAACAACGTCGAATCGATCGCCGTGGCACCGACCATCCTGCGTCGCGGCGCCGGCTGGTTCTCAGGCATCGGTCGTCCGAACAATGTCGGCACCAAGCTGTTCATGGTTTCCGGTCACGTCAACCGCCCCTGCACGGTCGAAGACGCGATGGGCATTCCCTTCCGCGAACTGATCGAGCGCCACTGTGGCGGCATCCGCGGCGGCTGGGATAACCTGCTTGCCGTGATCCCCGGTGGCTCGTCCTGCCCGGTCGTTCGGGCCGAGGACATCGTCGATGCGCCGATGGATTTCGACGGCATGCGCGACGTCAAGTCGTCCTTGGGAACGGCCGCTGTCATCGTCATGGACAAGTCGACCGATATCATCAAGGCTATCTGGCGCCTTGCAGCGTTCTACAAGCACGAGAGCTGCGGCCAGTGCACGCCTTGCCGCGAAGGCACCGGCTGGATGATGCGCGTGATGGAACGCATGGTTCAGGGGCGTGCCCAGAAGCGCGAGATCGACATGCTGTTCGACGTGACGAAGCAGGTTGAAGGCCATACGATCTGTGCGCTGGGTGATGCGGCTGCATGGCCGATCCAGGGCCTGATCCGAAACTTCCGCCCGGAAATGGAAAAGCGCATCGACGAATATACGCGCAACTCCTCGTCGCATGGTGCGGGTCTGGAGGCGGCGGAGTAA
- a CDS encoding NADH-quinone oxidoreductase subunit J, whose translation MGLQALFFYLFAFIAVASAFMVISARNPVYSVLFLILTFFNSAGLFLLTGAEFLAMILLVVYIGAVAVLFLFVVMMLDIDFTELRSGVLEYAPVGALIGLILAAELIIVIGGSTFSPEIAKTISMPIPALADRTNTAALGDVLYTHYVYFFQIAGLVLLVAMIGAIVLTLRHRENIKRQDIPTQVARSPKTAVEVVKVKSGQGL comes from the coding sequence ATGGGTCTGCAGGCTCTTTTTTTCTATCTCTTCGCCTTCATCGCCGTTGCGTCGGCGTTCATGGTGATCTCGGCCAGGAACCCGGTTTATTCCGTGTTGTTTCTGATCCTGACGTTCTTCAACTCTGCCGGCCTCTTCCTGCTGACCGGCGCTGAGTTCCTCGCCATGATCCTGCTGGTCGTCTATATCGGCGCGGTTGCGGTTCTCTTCCTCTTCGTGGTGATGATGCTCGACATCGACTTCACGGAATTGAGGTCGGGCGTTCTTGAATATGCCCCGGTCGGCGCTCTGATCGGCCTGATCCTTGCAGCCGAGCTGATCATCGTCATCGGTGGCAGCACCTTCTCGCCGGAAATCGCCAAGACAATCTCGATGCCGATCCCGGCGCTGGCGGACCGGACGAACACGGCCGCCCTCGGCGACGTGCTTTATACGCACTATGTCTACTTCTTCCAGATCGCCGGGCTGGTGCTTCTGGTCGCCATGATTGGCGCTATCGTGCTGACGCTCCGTCACCGCGAGAACATCAAGCGCCAGGATATTCCCACACAGGTTGCCCGTTCGCCCAAGACCGCTGTCGAAGTGGTCAAGGTGAAGTCGGGCCAAGGCCTATAA
- a CDS encoding NuoB/complex I 20 kDa subunit family protein encodes MGVATTTPLVAQAPKGIIDPSTGKPIGSNDKFYGEINNELADKGFLVTSTDELINWARTGSLMWMTFGLACCAVEMMQMSMPRYDAERFGFAPRASPRQSDVMIVAGTLTNKMAPALRKVYDQMPEPRYVISMGSCANGGGYYHYSYSVVRGCDRVVPVDIYVPGCPPTAEALLYGVLLLQKKIRRTGTIER; translated from the coding sequence ATGGGAGTAGCAACCACCACCCCACTTGTTGCCCAGGCGCCGAAGGGGATCATCGATCCCTCGACCGGCAAGCCGATCGGTAGCAACGACAAGTTCTACGGCGAGATCAACAATGAGCTCGCCGATAAGGGCTTTCTGGTCACCTCTACGGACGAGTTGATCAACTGGGCCCGTACCGGCTCGCTGATGTGGATGACCTTTGGTCTTGCCTGCTGCGCGGTCGAAATGATGCAGATGTCGATGCCGCGTTACGACGCCGAGCGTTTCGGCTTTGCGCCGCGCGCTTCGCCGCGCCAGTCCGACGTCATGATCGTTGCCGGCACGCTCACCAACAAGATGGCGCCCGCCCTGCGCAAGGTCTACGACCAGATGCCCGAGCCGCGTTACGTCATCTCGATGGGATCCTGCGCCAACGGCGGCGGTTATTATCATTATTCCTATTCGGTGGTGCGTGGTTGCGACCGCGTCGTGCCGGTCGATATTTATGTGCCGGGCTGTCCTCCCACGGCGGAGGCGCTCCTTTACGGGGTGCTTCTGCTGCAGAAGAAAATCCGCCGCACCGGCACGATCGAGCGCTAA
- the nuoG gene encoding NADH-quinone oxidoreductase subunit NuoG — protein sequence MAKLKVDGKEIDVPDHFTLLQACEEAGAEVPRFCFHERLSVAGNCRMCLIEVKGGPPKPAASCAMGVRDLRPGPNGEAPEVFTTTPMVKKAREGVMEFLLINHPLDCPICDQGGECDLQDQAMAFGVDSTRYNENKRAVEDKYIGPLVKTVMNRCIHCTRCVRFTTEVAGIAELGLIGRGEDAEITTYLEQAMTSELQGNVVDLCPVGALTSKPYAFNARPWELGKTESIDVMDAVGSAIRVDTRGREVMRVMPRVNEEINEEWISDKTRFIWDGLKTQRLDRPYVKTDGRLRPASWNEAFAAIEAAVSKTTGDRIGAIAGDLASVEEMFALKALISSLGSANIDCRQDGAALDPSFGRASYIFNPTIQGIERADAILLVGANPRYEASVLNARLRKRYRMGGLPIAVIGEQAELRYPYEYLGAGTDTLSDLIAGKVGFLDALKKAERPMIIVGQGAISGANGAAVLASIAKLASAVGAVNNDWNGFAVLHTAASRVGGLDLGFVPGEGGKTAAEMLTGTDVLFLLGADEIDFSGKTTGFTVYIGSHGDNGAHGADVILPGATYTEKSGLWVNTEGRVQIGNRAGFAPGDAREDWAILRALSDVLGKRLPFDSLGQLRTKLYEEHPHFADVDAIFAGTSGEIEALGQKAGGMTKSVFASPVKDFYLTNPIARASAVMAECSALARNNFKAAAE from the coding sequence ATGGCAAAGCTGAAAGTCGACGGAAAAGAGATCGATGTTCCGGATCATTTCACGCTGCTTCAGGCGTGCGAAGAAGCCGGCGCTGAAGTTCCGCGCTTCTGTTTTCACGAGCGGCTTTCGGTTGCCGGGAACTGCCGCATGTGTCTGATCGAGGTGAAGGGAGGGCCGCCAAAACCCGCCGCTTCCTGCGCCATGGGCGTGCGCGACCTTCGCCCCGGCCCGAACGGCGAAGCCCCGGAAGTCTTCACAACCACGCCGATGGTCAAGAAGGCCCGCGAGGGTGTCATGGAATTCCTGCTGATCAACCATCCGCTGGATTGCCCGATCTGTGACCAGGGTGGCGAATGCGACCTGCAGGACCAGGCGATGGCCTTCGGCGTCGATTCGACCCGCTACAACGAAAACAAGCGTGCCGTCGAAGACAAGTATATCGGCCCGCTGGTCAAGACCGTGATGAACCGCTGCATTCACTGCACGCGCTGTGTCCGCTTCACCACGGAAGTGGCCGGCATCGCCGAACTCGGCCTGATCGGCCGCGGCGAGGACGCCGAGATCACCACCTATCTCGAGCAGGCGATGACATCCGAGCTGCAGGGCAATGTTGTTGATCTCTGCCCGGTTGGCGCGCTGACCTCCAAGCCATACGCCTTCAACGCTCGCCCTTGGGAACTCGGCAAGACCGAATCCATCGATGTGATGGATGCCGTCGGTTCCGCGATCCGGGTCGATACCCGCGGCCGTGAAGTGATGCGCGTTATGCCGCGTGTCAATGAAGAGATCAACGAAGAATGGATCTCCGACAAGACCCGCTTCATCTGGGATGGCCTCAAGACCCAGCGTCTCGACCGTCCTTACGTGAAGACGGATGGTCGTCTGCGTCCTGCAAGCTGGAACGAAGCCTTCGCTGCGATCGAGGCTGCCGTTTCGAAGACCACCGGCGACCGGATCGGCGCGATTGCCGGCGATCTGGCCTCGGTCGAGGAAATGTTCGCGCTGAAGGCGTTGATCTCATCGCTCGGCTCGGCCAATATCGACTGCCGTCAGGATGGCGCAGCGCTTGATCCATCGTTCGGCCGCGCCAGCTACATATTCAACCCGACGATCCAGGGAATCGAACGAGCCGACGCGATCCTCCTCGTCGGCGCGAACCCGCGCTATGAAGCGTCTGTACTCAACGCCCGCCTGCGCAAGCGTTACCGCATGGGCGGTCTGCCGATCGCCGTGATCGGCGAGCAAGCTGAGCTGCGTTACCCTTACGAATACCTTGGCGCGGGTACGGATACGCTTTCCGACCTGATTGCCGGCAAGGTCGGCTTCCTCGATGCGCTGAAGAAGGCCGAGCGTCCGATGATCATCGTCGGGCAAGGCGCGATTTCGGGTGCCAACGGTGCTGCCGTTCTCGCATCCATTGCCAAGCTTGCTTCAGCCGTTGGCGCTGTGAACAATGACTGGAACGGTTTCGCGGTTCTTCACACAGCGGCTTCGCGTGTTGGCGGTCTCGATCTCGGATTCGTGCCGGGTGAGGGCGGCAAGACGGCAGCTGAGATGCTGACCGGGACCGACGTTCTCTTCCTGCTCGGCGCCGACGAGATCGACTTCTCCGGCAAGACTACAGGTTTCACCGTCTACATCGGCTCGCATGGCGACAACGGTGCCCATGGCGCCGATGTCATCCTGCCGGGTGCTACATACACTGAAAAGTCTGGCCTCTGGGTCAATACCGAAGGCCGCGTCCAGATAGGCAACCGTGCCGGCTTTGCGCCGGGCGACGCCCGCGAAGACTGGGCGATCCTGCGCGCACTGTCCGATGTTCTAGGCAAGCGCCTGCCATTTGATTCGCTTGGGCAATTGCGTACGAAACTGTACGAGGAACATCCGCATTTCGCCGATGTCGATGCGATTTTCGCAGGTACGTCGGGCGAAATCGAAGCCCTTGGGCAAAAAGCAGGTGGGATGACGAAATCGGTGTTTGCGTCTCCGGTCAAAGACTTCTATTTGACGAACCCGATAGCACGCGCGTCCGCCGTCATGGCCGAATGTTCGGCCCTGGCACGCAACAATTTCAAAGCTGCGGCGGAATGA
- a CDS encoding NADH:ubiquinone oxidoreductase translates to MVGPKEENGKGTGPADAGADPSSAFGSADDPFGMTEWLKEVPVASLHPLMQHPVAAMAAATAIGFGVTSHFAGVMFGAMQGMAEAAQKAGTTGAETAPVHQPTQSAPVKAPKVETVERADPVEKTVKPKRNKPAARVVETVADDLKKIAGIGPKLEQVLNGMGIQRYQDIARWTTKDVQRVDEQLGFSGRIARDGWVESAKTLIKG, encoded by the coding sequence ATGGTTGGGCCGAAAGAAGAAAACGGTAAAGGGACGGGACCGGCAGATGCCGGCGCCGACCCTTCGTCCGCTTTCGGTTCGGCTGACGATCCGTTCGGGATGACCGAGTGGCTGAAGGAGGTGCCGGTGGCATCGCTTCATCCGCTGATGCAGCATCCGGTGGCGGCCATGGCGGCAGCGACTGCGATCGGATTTGGCGTCACCAGCCATTTTGCCGGTGTCATGTTCGGGGCGATGCAGGGCATGGCGGAGGCGGCGCAGAAGGCAGGGACGACCGGAGCGGAAACCGCGCCGGTTCATCAGCCGACGCAATCGGCTCCGGTGAAGGCACCAAAGGTGGAAACTGTCGAAAGGGCCGATCCGGTCGAGAAGACAGTCAAGCCGAAACGCAACAAACCGGCCGCTCGGGTGGTCGAGACTGTTGCGGATGACTTGAAGAAGATTGCGGGCATCGGCCCGAAGCTGGAGCAGGTGTTGAACGGCATGGGCATCCAGCGCTACCAGGATATTGCGCGCTGGACGACCAAGGATGTGCAGCGGGTGGACGAACAGCTCGGCTTCAGCGGACGGATTGCCCGCGACGGTTGGGTTGAAAGTGCAAAGACCCTGATAAAGGGCTGA
- a CDS encoding NADH-quinone oxidoreductase subunit A, translating to MTDLLGSYIPIAIFIGISLVIGIALLIAPFAVAYKAPDSEKLSAYECGFNSFDDARMKFDIRFYLVSILFIIFDLEVAFLFPWAVSFKDLGWFGFWSMMVFLGVLTIGFIYEWKKGALEWE from the coding sequence ATGACAGACCTTCTCGGTTCCTATATTCCGATCGCGATCTTCATCGGTATATCTCTCGTTATCGGCATTGCCCTGCTGATCGCGCCGTTTGCCGTGGCTTACAAGGCGCCCGATTCCGAGAAGCTCTCGGCTTATGAGTGCGGCTTCAATTCCTTTGATGACGCGCGCATGAAATTCGACATCCGCTTCTATCTGGTGTCGATTCTCTTCATCATCTTCGATCTGGAAGTTGCCTTTCTCTTTCCCTGGGCGGTCTCGTTCAAGGATCTGGGATGGTTTGGCTTCTGGTCCATGATGGTCTTCCTTGGTGTTCTGACCATCGGCTTTATCTATGAATGGAAGAAGGGAGCGCTCGAATGGGAGTAG
- a CDS encoding NADH-quinone oxidoreductase subunit D, giving the protein MNEHNVRNFNINFGPQHPAAHGVLRLVLELDGELVERVDPHIGLLHRGTEKLIETKTYLQAVPYFDRLDYVAPMNQEHAFALAVEKLTGTEVPIRGQLIRVLYSEIGRILSHLLNVTTQAMDVGALTPPLWGFEEREKLMVFYERACGARMHSAYFRPGGVHQDLPHELVEDIGKWIDPFLKTVDDIDELLTGNRIFKQRNVDIGVVTLDDAWAWGFSGVMVRGSGAAWDLRKSQPYECYSQMDFDIPIGKNGDCFDRYLIRMIEMRESAKIMRQCVDRLLGDAKIGPVSSLDGKIVPPKRGEMKRSMEALIHHFKLYTEGYHVPAGEAYAAVEAPKGEFGVYLVSDGTNKPYRCKIRAPGYAHLQAMDYICRGHQLADVSAILGSLDIVFGEVDR; this is encoded by the coding sequence ATGAACGAACACAACGTCCGCAATTTCAATATCAATTTCGGACCCCAGCATCCCGCGGCGCACGGCGTTTTGCGTCTGGTGCTGGAGCTGGACGGCGAGCTTGTCGAACGCGTCGATCCGCATATCGGCCTGTTGCACCGTGGTACCGAGAAGCTGATCGAGACTAAGACCTATCTGCAGGCCGTTCCCTATTTCGACCGCCTCGACTACGTGGCGCCGATGAACCAGGAGCATGCCTTTGCGCTGGCCGTCGAAAAGCTGACGGGCACCGAGGTTCCGATCCGCGGTCAGCTGATCCGTGTTCTCTATTCGGAAATTGGCCGTATTCTCTCTCATCTTCTGAACGTCACGACGCAGGCCATGGACGTCGGTGCGCTGACGCCGCCGCTCTGGGGCTTTGAAGAGCGCGAAAAGTTGATGGTGTTCTATGAGCGTGCCTGCGGCGCGCGCATGCACTCGGCCTATTTCCGTCCGGGTGGCGTCCATCAAGATCTACCGCACGAGCTTGTTGAGGACATCGGCAAGTGGATCGATCCGTTCCTGAAGACCGTCGACGATATCGATGAGCTTCTGACAGGCAACCGCATCTTCAAGCAGCGCAACGTCGATATCGGCGTCGTTACGCTCGATGACGCGTGGGCCTGGGGCTTCTCCGGCGTCATGGTGCGCGGATCGGGCGCTGCCTGGGACCTGCGCAAGTCGCAGCCCTACGAATGCTATTCGCAGATGGATTTCGACATTCCGATCGGCAAGAACGGTGACTGCTTCGACCGATACCTGATCCGCATGATCGAAATGCGTGAATCCGCCAAGATCATGCGCCAATGCGTCGATCGCCTGCTGGGCGACGCCAAGATCGGTCCGGTCTCGTCGCTCGACGGCAAGATCGTGCCGCCGAAGCGTGGCGAGATGAAGCGGTCGATGGAAGCCTTGATCCATCACTTCAAGCTCTACACCGAAGGTTACCATGTGCCGGCCGGCGAGGCTTATGCCGCCGTCGAAGCACCCAAGGGCGAATTCGGCGTCTATCTTGTATCCGACGGCACCAACAAGCCGTATCGCTGTAAGATCCGGGCTCCGGGTTATGCGCATCTTCAGGCTATGGATTACATCTGTCGGGGTCACCAACTGGCTGACGTTTCGGCCATTCTGGGCTCGCTGGATATCGTGTTCGGCGAGGTGGACCGTTGA
- the nuoI gene encoding NADH-quinone oxidoreductase subunit NuoI produces the protein MASLTQAVSSLFLKEFVGAFFLSMRYFFAPKATLNYPFEKGPISPRFRGEHALRRYPNGEERCIACKLCEAICPAQAITIEAGPRRNDGTRRTVRYDIDMVKCIYCGFCQEACPVDAIVEGPNFEFATETREELYYDKDRLLSNGDRWEREIARNIAMDSPYR, from the coding sequence ATGGCAAGTCTTACACAAGCCGTCAGTTCGCTGTTCCTCAAGGAATTCGTGGGCGCTTTCTTTCTGTCGATGCGCTATTTCTTCGCACCGAAGGCAACGCTGAACTATCCCTTTGAAAAAGGGCCGATCAGCCCGCGTTTCCGCGGCGAACATGCACTGCGCCGCTATCCGAACGGGGAAGAGCGCTGCATCGCCTGCAAGCTGTGCGAAGCGATCTGTCCTGCACAGGCGATCACCATCGAAGCCGGCCCGCGCCGCAACGATGGTACCCGCCGCACGGTCCGTTACGATATCGACATGGTGAAGTGCATTTATTGCGGTTTCTGCCAGGAGGCATGCCCGGTCGATGCGATCGTCGAAGGCCCGAACTTCGAGTTCGCCACCGAGACGCGCGAAGAGCTGTACTACGACAAGGACCGTCTGCTCTCGAACGGCGACCGCTGGGAGCGTGAAATCGCCCGCAACATCGCGATGGACTCGCCTTACCGCTGA